In Solenopsis invicta isolate M01_SB chromosome 9, UNIL_Sinv_3.0, whole genome shotgun sequence, the sequence tatattgtttaaataatttttcgtagctgtgcgcattatttaaaatttttctcattagtcgagatttatttagaaggctataatgatgttctaaaaaaatttgcagcccccaCCGAGGTtttgttttcctgtttttgcaataaattttatattgtttaaataatttttcgtagacgtgcgcattttttttaatttttctcattagtcgagatttatttagaaggctataataatgttgtaaaaaaatttgcagcctcgaccgagacttcgtttttctgtttttgcaataaattttatattttttaaataatttttcgtagccaagcgcattttttttaatttttctcattagtcgagatttatttagaaggctgtaatgatgttctaaaaaaatttgcagccccgaccgaggtttcgttttcctgtttttgcaataaattttttattgttttaataatttttcgtagccgtgcgcattgtttttaatttttcttactactcgggattgatttagaagcatacaataatgttctaaaaaaatttgcagccccgaccgagacttcgtttttctgtttttgcaataaattttatattgtttaaataatttttcgtagccgtgcgcattttttttaatttttctcattagtcaagatttatttagaatgttataataatgttgtaaaaaaatttgcagcctcgaccgagacttcgtttttctgtttttgcaataaattttatattttttaaataatttttcgtagccgtacgcattttttttaatttttctcattaatcgagatttatttagaagcctacaataatgttctaaaaaaatttgaagcctcgaccgagacttcgtttttctgtttttgcaataaattttatattgtttaaataatttttcgtagccaagcaaattttttttaatttttctcattagtcgagatttatatagaaggctataatgatgttctaaaaaaatttgcagccccgaccgagacttcgtttttctgtttttgcaataaattttatattgtttaaataatttttcgtagccgtgcgcattttttttaatttttcttactagtcgggattgatttagaagcctacaataatgttctaaaaaaatttgcagccccgatcgagacttcgtttttctgtttttgcaataagttttatattgtttaaataatttttcgtagtcatgcgcattttttttaatttttctcattaatcgagatttatttagaaggctataatgatgttctaaaaaaatttgcagccccgaccgaggtttcgttttcctgtttttgcaacaaattttatattgtttaaataattttttgtagccgtgggcattttttttaatttttctcattaatcgagatttatttagaaggctataatgatgttctaaaaaaatttgcagcaccgaccgaggtttcgttttcctgtttttgcaataaattttatattgtttaaataatttttcgtagacgtgcgcattttttttaatttttctcattagtcgagatttatttagaaggctataataatgttctaaaaaaatttgcagccccgaccgagacttcgtttttctgtttttgcaataaattttatattgtttaaataatttttcgtagccgtacgcattttttttaatttttctcattaatcgagatttatttagaagcctacaataatgttctaaaaaaatttgcagccccgaccgagacttcgcttttttgtttttgcaataaattttatattgtttaaataatttttcgtagccaagcgcattttttttaatttttctcattagtcgagatttatttagaaggctataatgatgttctaaaaaaaattgcagccccgaccgagacttcgtttttctgtttttgcaataaattttatattttttaaataatttttcgtagccaagcgcattttttttaatttttctcattagtcgagatttatttagaaggctgtaatgatgttctaaaaaaatttgcagccccgaccgaggtttcgttttcctgtttttgcaataaattttttattgttttaataatttttcgtagccgtgcgcattgtttttaatttttcttactactcgggattgatttagaagcatacaataatgttctaaaaaaatttgcagcaccgaccgaggtttcgttttcctgtttttgcaataaattttatattgtttaaataatttttgtagacgtgcgcatttttttaaatttttctcattagtcgagatttatttagaaggctataataatgttctaaaaaaatttgcagctccgaccgagacttcgtttttctgtttttgcaataaattttatattgtttaaataatttttcgtagccgtacgcattttttttaatttttctcattaatcgagatttatttagaagcctacaataatgttctaaaaaaatttgcagccccgaccgagacttcgcttttttgtttttgcaataaattttatattgtttaaataatttttcgtagccaagcgcattttttttaatttttctcattagtcgagatttatttagaaggctataatgatgttctaaaaaaaattgcagccccgaccgagacttcgtttttctgtttttgcaataaattttatattttttaaataatttttcgtagccaagcgcattttttttaatttttctcattagtcgagatttatttagaaggctgtaatgatgttctaaaaaaatttgcagccccgaccgaggtttcgttttcctgtttttgcaataaattttttattgttttaataatttttcgtagccgtgcgcattgtttttaatttttcttactactcgggattgatttagaagcatacaataatgttctaaaaaaatttgcagccccgaccgagacttcgtttttctgtttttgcaataaattttatattgtttaaataatttttcgtagccgtgcgcattttttttaatttttctcattagtcaagatttatttagaatgctataataatgttgtaaaaaaatttgcagcctcgaccgagacttcgtttttctgtttttgcaataaattttatattttttaaataatttttcgtagccgtacgcattttttttaatttttctcattaatcgagatttatttagaagcctacaataatgttctaaaaaaatttgaagcctcgaccgagacttcgtttttctgtttttgcaataaattttatattgtttaaataatttttcgtagccaagcgcattttttttaatttttctcattagtcgagatttatatagaaggctataatgattttctaaaaaaatttgcagccccgaccgagacttcgtttttctgtttttgcaataaattttatattgtttaaataatttttcgtagccaagcgcattttttttaatttttctcattagtcgagatttatttagaaggctacaatgatgttctaaaaaaatttgcagccccgaccgaggtttcgttttcctgtttttgcaataaattttatattgtttaaataatttttcgtagccgtgcgcattttttttaatttttctcattagtcgagatttatttagaaggctataataatgttctaaaaaaatttgcagccccgaccgagactttgtttttctgtttttgcaataaattttatattgtttaaataatttttcgtatccgtacgcattttttttaattttttctcattaatcgagatttatttagaagactacaataatgttctaaaaaaatttgccgccccgaccgagacttcgtttttctgtttttgcaataaattttatattatttaaataatttttcgtagccaagtgcatttttgttaatttttctcattattcgagatttatttagaaggctataatgatGTTCGGGGGCTAAATGGCTGATAATGGGTCTCTGAGGTCAGGTAAGCAGTCGGCACTTCCTTGACAACAAAACTCGGAGAAACGCCCGCAGCTTCCTTTGAAGTGTCTCAGCAAATCCTACTTCCACGTCCAAGAAGACTACGGTCGCATGGCCCCCGGACAATGTTCTTCTGGTCCTGCCAGATAGAATAGCTGACGGTTGAGGGTGAATAGCGAGTTTCCGGCGCCTGAAAACTGGAACAGGCCGACTAAGGGTAGTTCCCCTCGACAGAAAGGACTTCGCACTTCTGGAGGCGATAAGGTGGCAGCCCCACCACCGGAATCGGATACAGTAGGCCAATCACTTACTTATCTTAAACACACATGATTACTGAATCCTCTATGAAAAATAACCGGACGGATCACAGGGAAACGACATTGGCAAGGAAACGGACAAGAATCGGCTGCTGGAATGTGAGAACTCTATATGAAACATCAAGACTAGCGCAACTAATGAAAGAGTTCAATCAATATAAGCTAGAAATACTCGGTATCAGCGAGATGAGGTGGAATGACTCTGGTGAGCACATGGCTGCTGGTGGGGAGACGATCATCTTTTCAGGCAAGCCGTCGGGAGAGGCGCATGAGAGCGTTGTAGGCATGATCCTAAGTAAAACTGCGAAGCTTTGCCTCCTTAATTGGAAACCCATATCAGATAGATTGATTACGGCGCGCTTTAGAACGCACGCAAGAAACTTAACAATAGTCCAGTGCTATGCGCCGACAGAACAAGCTCCACTGGAAACTAAGGAAGACTTTTACGATCAACTCTCTTCCACAATTACAAATACCCCGAAGGGTGATATTCTGCTACTCATGGGAGACCTTAATGCGAAAGTTGGCAGCGACAACAGAGGTCTGGAGCACATAATGGGGCGCTGTGGGATGGGCACCAGAAATATAAACGGTGGGCTGCTGCAGGACCTTTGCCTTCAGCACAATCTATTAATTGGAGGAACGCTATTCCCGCACAAAGACATACATAAGGTAACATGGATGTCTCCAGACCACAGAACAAATAATCAGATTGACCATCTTCTGATCTCAAAAACCTGGAGAAGATCGCTATTGGATGTTAGGAATAGGAGGGGTGCTGACATAGGCAGCGACCATCACTTGCTGCTGGCAACACTACAAATAAAATTAGCCAAAATTGCTACCGCGGCAGCCCCCGCCACACGGAAAAAGTTCCAGCTCGATAGGCTTAAAACTCCCGCAACCTTGCAGCACTACAAAGGAAAATATAGAGAAGTGACATCCAATCTTATAAAAGACCGCACGGAGGAGTGGGAGATAGTTAGTAACCAAATAACAAGCATGACGAAGGAAGTACTAGGAACTAAAAGTGCTAAGAGGAAGGAATGGCTTGGCGAAGAGACCTGGGAGCTCATAGAAAGACGCAAAGCAATTAAGCAGGAAATAAATCATGCTAATTTGGACACGGATATAGCGGCTCTCACCAGACTCTATAACGATATCAATCGTAATATCAAAAGAAGTGCAATAAGGGACAGGAGAAGATGGATCAACTCACTAGCCGAGGCAGCGCAAACCGCTGCAGAATCTCATAACAGCAGAGAACTTTATAGAATCACTAAGAGGTTGAGTGCGCGAAGCTTTAATATCAACGTTCCGGTGCGAAGCAAGGAGGGGGACCTACTGAATACAAGGGAGGACCAACTGAGCAGATGGAGAGAATATTTTGAGCAATTGTTGAATAACACGGCCCAGACTGATAATACTCAGGACGTGACGGAGTGCGACGAGGGCATTGTAAACGATCCTGAAGAAGCTCTGAACATAAACTGCGAGGTCCCGGGCAAGTCGGAAATCAGGACAGCTGTAAGAGAATTGAAAAACAACAAGGCGGCAGGTCCAGACGACATTCCTGCCGAAATCTTAAAAGCCGACGTCGAGGCAACAGTGGAACTCCTGTACCCATTACTCAAGCATGCCTGGGATAACAATTCTTTCAATCCCTCTTGGAAGGAAGGCTTAATAGTTAAAATCCCCAAAAAGGGTAACTTAATGGAATGTGCAATTGGCGCGGTATAACGCTGCTAAACACTGTAAATAAAATAGTGGCATCTGTAATACAGAAGAGGCTTACCACGACCTTGGAACCTAAACTAAGGCAAGAGCAATGTGGATTTAGACCCAATAGGTCGTGCATTGACCATGTTAATACCCTGAggataataatagaacaatctgcGGAGTGGCGCTCCTCTTTGTACTTGGTCTTCGTCGACTTCCAAAGAGCATTCGATAGCATCAAACACGTAGCTATTTGGAACACGCTCAAACAATTAAAAGTCCCATCGAAACTAACAGATATAATCAAGAAGCTATATAGTGACGCTACTTGCACGGTGCTTCACAATGGATCCAGAAGTGACCCCTTTCCAATCTTGAAGGGCATTAGGCAGGGGTGCACACTCTCCCCCCTCCTTTTTAACCTGGTTCTGGATTCAATAATGGCTAAGGTTGCTAGCAAAACACGAGGCATCCAATGGACATCATTCTCGCAGTTGGGGGACTTAGCATATGCAGATGATATCTGCTTCATGACGCATTCCTTCTCGGACATGCAAAGAAAGCTGTCCCTGCTGGAAACTGAAGCCATAAAGGTAGGACTACACATTAATATTCAGAAAACGGAATCGATGAGGATATGCGCTAGGAACAAACAACCATTCCAAATCGGAGGTCAGCCTATCAAGGATACTGAAAATTTTACGTATCTTGGTTGTGTGGTCAGTCCGGACGGTGGCGCGTCTCGGGATGTCGAGACTAGGCTGCGTAAGGCCAAACAAGCTTTCGGCGTACTTAACAAGGTGTGGAGCTCTCAAGAGTATTCAACCCACACTAAGCTGCGCATTTTCAGGACCAACGTGCTTTCCGTATTGTTTTACGGATGCGAGACCTGGAAGACATCTACTCTAATCCACGCTCAAATACAGACCTTTGTCAACAAATGTCTGAGAAgaattttgcgaattttttggCCAAACGTGATTTCTAACGTCGAGCTGTGGCAACGGACAGGACAGAAACCTATAATAACAGAACTGAAGCTGCGTAAATGGAAATGGATCGGCCACACGCTGAGAAAATCAGACCCCAGCATCACCAAACAAGCATTGGAGTGGAACCCTCAGGGACAAAGGAGACGTGGCAGACCCCCGCAATCCTGGCGTCGTACGGTGCAGGAAGAGCTGAGACACTGCGGAAAAACCTGGACGGAAATCAAAGCCATGGCCCCAAATAGAACCAGATGGAGGGTTTTCATAGAGGCCCTATGCTCCACTTAAGAGTTCTaggaacatatatatatatatatttttttttaatagcataaagagattttactttttaacataaagaaatattctcaaatataaatgttttaaaaaataattgtcttaaaTGAATTATgagtttgaataaataattaaaagtttctttttttatttcctttaatcTCGATTTGCGCATAACAGTACAgtcaaatctaatattattatgtaGAGAAACAAATATTCTTTCATAAATCATTGTTGaaaattgtgcaaatatatatattttttaaatctctcttaacatgtataaaaattgaaatatatagcTTGAAAGCGGATAAAAggaaattttgtaattctttaaaaagtaacATAGAATTTTAAAGcacttttaattatctttttacacTGTATGAACGATTATAAGTATACAACAGATAACTGCATGTAATAATAACATGCAGTGCATTAAAACagtaagaattattaaaaggaCTTAGTtatctattaaatattcatGTCTAGATTTTCGTATATGTATACTTAACCCTTTACTCATTAATGGTCTCTATTGTTATTACAGTTTAActcaagaatattttatgcttaaaaTAGCGCCAAGAATAATTTAATCTccgataaaaagaataaattaaattatttttagaacaaaGTGAAAAGACATTCTTAGTTgtaaacagattttattttatttaaagaatagcgTTTTGCGCCTATTCAACACTATATATTCTTGCATTAGGATTATTCTTTCTTCACTCTTTGCCAACTTATGCCCGATGCCTATATGGGCGGGCGGATCTGCTGTAGCggattcattatttattttacttatgtTAACTCTGTGGGTAGCAGATCCGTCTGTGTGTACAGGCAATTGGCATTTCTCTATGACAAAGTCGGCCATCTGTTAATTAGAATATAGATTAGATAAGACGAGCTGAACATTTCACTTTTATTGAAGTTTGAATTACATTTAGAAGCATGCCCTATGgatataatatttcacttacGAAACTATCCTAACTTCATTTATTTCCGTCATTTGATTGATCTGGGATCCACCGAGCTCTCATCCACACTATTGCTTACGAATGCGAAACAAGTGATCTTCGAATATGAGTCGAGCGCACTTTCGATTTTATGTAATTCTTAATCTAACTATAAGAATAAGtaactttcaaataatgtgatCAAGCTTGTTGCGAGAACAACATGATATTAGAAACAAGAGaaacgattttaaaaataaaatatactttgcacaaatttatttattactgatGCGAACAGTTGTAATTGAAGAGAGCATTAGATgcttaaatgaaaacaaatagcattcaagtatttatttatattttacgaaacgtaaactctaaaaaatttaataaaattggttttttgtttGTTTCATTTGATTGTTTCTTTGTTGCAATAACAACGAGAAAGAACAAACATCACAATTGTTTTCCATGATACATTATACATAATctgaattaaatgttttttaatacaaCTTATATAGAGGTTTACTTTTGAATaagtttttatacatttttctggGCGCGCACGATCGTGATCGCGTGCTTCAGCAGTGAATGAACCCGCTCGCTGCGCAATCAATGCGTAGTACGATCGAATGATCAATCaacgtatttattaaaaattctggTCGTTTTCTCGGTCGCGCCTATTTTTGAATGCAAATAAACGTATAGGAACTATGCATCgtgaaatgttaatatttcaaGCTATTTTGGGATGACCTCGAAAATAAATTGTCGACACTGAGAAATTTTTCTAGAAATAGCTTGGCTATGCATATTTCGATAATATTCTACAAATATtccaataaatatcaaatatttagaatattacgggaatattttttagatattctcaaagattattatacatataaatattttagaaaaaatattga encodes:
- the LOC105203684 gene encoding uncharacterized protein LOC105203684, which translates into the protein MKEFNQYKLEILGISEMRWNDSGEHMAAGGETIIFSGKPSGEAHESVVGMILSKTAKLCLLNWKPISDRLITARFRTHARNLTIVQCYAPTEQAPLETKEDFYDQLSSTITNTPKGDILLLMGDLNAKVGSDNRGLEHIMGRCGMGTRNINGGLLQDLCLQHNLLIGGTLFPHKDIHKVTWMSPDHRTNNQIDHLLISKTWRRSLLDVRNRRGADIGSDHHLLLATLQIKLAKIATAAAPATRKKFQLDRLKTPATLQHYKGKYREVTSNLIKDRTEEWEIVSNQITSMTKEVLGTKSAKRKEWLGEETWELIERRKAIKQEINHANLDTDIAALTRLYNDINRNIKRSAIRDRRRWINSLAEAAQTAAESHNSRELYRITKRLSARSFNINVPVRSKEGDLLNTREDQLSRWREYFEQLLNNTAQTDNTQDVTECDEGIVNDPEEALNINCEVPGKSEIRTAVRELKNNKAAGPDDIPAEILKADVEATVELLYPLLKHAWDNNSFNPSWKEGLIVKIPKKGNLMECAIGAV